The Aureispira anguillae genome contains a region encoding:
- a CDS encoding CBS domain-containing protein has translation MGEERVKLASSQGKDEMRNFVRQLLNDVEAFEFMLENNWFEDDIKCIGAEQEMCLINKHYKPAYKAMDILKDFHPEWLTTELAKFNLELNLSPQVFEGNALSKMEAELRNYLSQVSEVAAKHDTRILLTGILPSLRKFDLSLDQLTPKPRYHALMTALKTLRGSDYELRLSGIDELNILHDSPLLEACNTSFQVHLQVAPQNFVKMYNIAQAITGPTLALCTNSPILFGKRLWHETRIALFAQSIDNRKTKDHLRHKSARVNFGNKWLDKSILEIYKEDILRYRILLGAEIEKNSLEAIQAGKAPKLQALQVHNGTVYRWNRPCYGISPNGKPHLRIENRVLGAGPTVLDEMANTAFWLGTMEGIADQFDDIRKYMSFDDARDNFMKGARAGMDCKFTWLNNQKISARDLTKEVLLPIARHGLQKYNIDSSDIDRYLGIIEERAKRHMNGSRWILQAYTQFQKETHSDESLTSLTAAIYNNQKQSKPAHEWPLPKLDEFHQYDPSQLLVEEFMTTDIFTLQRDDLLEFASSLMDWGDISSMPVEDEKGNLIGLITSKQILKFFAHKGKDNQDTTVGDIMYTEPRTVTQQMRIVEVIKLMKEHNLKVLPVVKGKELIGVISERNFVNMSRRLIQGMNSEA, from the coding sequence ATGGGAGAAGAACGCGTTAAATTAGCTTCGTCTCAAGGAAAAGACGAAATGCGAAACTTTGTACGTCAATTACTTAATGACGTTGAAGCATTTGAATTTATGCTTGAAAACAATTGGTTTGAAGATGATATTAAATGTATCGGGGCGGAGCAAGAGATGTGCTTGATTAACAAGCACTACAAACCAGCTTACAAAGCAATGGATATCCTAAAAGATTTTCACCCAGAGTGGTTAACAACAGAATTGGCAAAATTTAACCTTGAGCTTAATTTGAGTCCACAAGTGTTTGAAGGAAATGCATTGAGTAAAATGGAGGCAGAGCTTAGAAACTATCTGTCTCAGGTAAGCGAAGTTGCCGCCAAGCATGACACAAGAATCTTATTAACAGGCATTCTGCCTTCACTACGAAAATTTGATCTTAGCTTAGACCAACTAACCCCTAAACCACGCTATCATGCCCTTATGACAGCATTAAAAACGCTGAGAGGCTCTGACTATGAGCTTAGATTAAGTGGGATTGATGAATTAAATATTTTGCACGACTCTCCACTACTGGAGGCTTGCAATACTAGTTTTCAGGTACATTTACAGGTTGCACCTCAAAACTTTGTCAAGATGTACAATATTGCTCAAGCCATTACAGGACCAACTTTGGCACTTTGTACCAACTCTCCAATCTTATTTGGCAAGCGTTTGTGGCATGAAACCCGCATTGCCTTATTTGCCCAATCTATTGACAATAGAAAAACAAAGGATCATTTACGCCACAAAAGCGCAAGGGTTAATTTTGGCAACAAATGGTTAGACAAATCTATTTTAGAAATTTACAAAGAAGATATTCTAAGATATAGAATCTTGCTAGGGGCTGAAATTGAAAAGAATTCACTGGAAGCTATCCAAGCTGGCAAAGCACCCAAATTACAGGCTTTGCAGGTACATAACGGAACAGTCTATCGTTGGAATCGTCCCTGTTATGGAATCAGCCCTAATGGCAAACCACACCTGAGAATTGAAAATAGAGTCTTGGGAGCTGGACCAACCGTTTTAGATGAAATGGCGAATACAGCTTTTTGGCTGGGCACAATGGAAGGTATTGCAGATCAGTTTGACGACATTCGTAAATACATGAGTTTTGATGATGCCCGTGATAATTTCATGAAGGGGGCTCGTGCTGGAATGGATTGTAAATTTACTTGGCTCAACAATCAAAAAATATCTGCTCGTGATTTAACCAAAGAGGTACTTTTACCGATTGCTCGTCATGGACTACAAAAGTACAATATCGACTCTTCTGATATTGATCGTTATCTAGGTATCATAGAGGAACGAGCCAAGCGCCACATGAATGGTTCTAGATGGATTTTACAGGCTTACACCCAATTTCAGAAAGAAACGCATAGTGATGAGAGTTTGACTTCTTTGACGGCTGCTATTTATAACAACCAAAAACAAAGCAAACCTGCGCATGAATGGCCATTGCCAAAACTTGATGAGTTTCATCAATATGATCCTTCGCAGTTATTGGTAGAGGAATTTATGACCACAGATATTTTCACCTTACAACGAGATGATTTATTAGAGTTTGCTTCTTCTTTAATGGACTGGGGAGATATTTCTTCGATGCCTGTTGAGGATGAAAAAGGCAATTTGATTGGGCTAATTACCTCTAAGCAAATTTTAAAATTCTTTGCCCATAAAGGAAAAGACAATCAGGATACAACAGTAGGCGACATTATGTATACTGAACCTCGTACCGTAACGCAACAAATGCGTATTGTAGAAGTTATTAAATTAATGAAAGAGCATAACCTAAAAGTACTTCCCGTAGTAAAAGGGAAAGAATTGATTGGTGTAATCTCTGAACGTAACTTTGTCAATATGTCTAGACGCTTAATCCAAGGTATGAATTCCGAAGCCTAA